The sequence ACAACCTGAAGAAGAAAGAGGGAATACGTGTACTACAATACAAAATGCAGCAATCGAGCATACATCGCAGAGAGGATTATATGTTTGGTCGATGAGTAGTCAAGCCTAAAATGAACTCACTGCGTTCGGGCTTGACAACCCATCTTCCCAACCATGGGTAGTAGCTATGCGATGTATGCATAAGTATCAAGTGGCACTTGATAGATTTAATCATGGTGAAATTTAAAGAAACAATATTTAAATATCAAAGATCTTTATTAATCTTGTTAAAGGTCGACCTTTTTGGTTGATTACAAATCATATTATACGAGGGGGATTAGAATGCGAATGGCCAGGATTGGACTTGTTGGCATAAACGGTTTTGGGAGGACTCATTTAAATACCATAGAAAAACTCGAGAGGAAATATATTGAGTTTAAAGCCTTTTCAGAGATTAACTATGAAAAAAACAAAAGCGAGATAGAGAAATTGAAGTCAAAGGGCGCACATTATTACATGGACTACAGAGAGATGTTGAATAGTGAAGAAGATCTTGATTTTGTGGTATTGTCCACTCCAATTCATCTGCACAGCCCCATGGCTATTCAGGCTATGGAAAAGGGATTTAATGTGCTCTTAGAAAAACCGCCTTCTGTGACAATTCAAGATGTCGATAGGATAATTGAAGTCAGCAAAAAAACAGGTAAGGTTTGTGCAGTAGATTTTCAGAATACCTCAGGTAAAGCCTTTAGAAAACTTTTAGATTACGTGGCTGAAGGACGTTTTGGCAGCCTAAAAAGCCTTGTGGGCATAGGAAGGTGGGAAAGAGATGAATCGTATTATCGGAGGACGCCATGGGCCGGTAAGCTGATGTTTGATGGCAATTATGTTCTCGATGGTACCATTAATAATCCGCTGTCTCATCTTTTAAATAACCTGCTTATACTGGCTGGAGTTTCATGCCATAATGGCGGTGTTCCAGCAGAGGTGACGGCTGAACTGTACCATGGGCACAAAATTGAAAGCGAAGATACAGCGTGTGTGCGCATAATTACTGAGGCCGGAATTGAAATTCTTAGTTATACGACATTGTGCAGTCCCCAGGGAGAGACGCCTTTTATAGTCCTTGAAGGTACTAAAGGCAGTGCATACTGGGCTTACAATAATGAGCTGAAGATAAAATTTTGCGATGGGTCTGACGAGAACTTTGATTTTGGCCCTGAAGATTTGTTTGAAAACATGTATATAAACATGATAAAATCATTATTTCAAAATAATAAACTTTATTGCCCTGTGGAACTTACGCGAAATTTTGTTCTGGCATCTAATGGGGCTTTTGAGTCTTCTGACAGTATCAAAGAAATTCCCGATGATTATTTGATAATTAATAAAGAAGGAGAAAGTGTTGTTACCTACATAAAAGATATTAGCGATATTATAGACCGGGCAAGTTCTGAAAAAAAGCTGTTCTCTGAGGTTGGGGTTCCATGGGCTTTAAAATCCATGCCTTTCAAGTTAAATGGTTATAAAGAATTTAAAAAATACAAAAGAGAAGGTGGTAACCTTGGATAAATTGACAGCAAAAGATGGGATTGAAAAGTAAAATCATTGTGGTTATAAGGTGCGATGAGGTAATATTTCTGATGAGGTTATTAAAAGTGGAATTGATGTTGTAGGCTATGGCAAAATAACCTTAGAAATAACCAAATAACTTAAAAGCCCTACAATAATTGGTATAAAGATATTTTTTGATTTATATGCAACGGCAACAGTTGGAATTGATGCAAGGAAATAGGGATTTACCACGTCTACTTTTTTATTTTGTACCAGTATAGAAGGTATTAAGAGAGCTGCTAAAACAGATACCGGTATGTATTCAAGAAATAGTAAAAACCAGTCAGGCAGTTTAATCCTGGAAAGGCCAATAGCGGGAAGTACCCTGGGTATATATGTAACCACAGACATACCTATTACGATGTATAAAAATTTATAGTTCATTTAATATCACCCCCAAAAGAGAACCTATAATTGCAGCTATTATTATATTGAGATTTCCTGGAATGATGAAATAAAACCATAGCGATAACAGCCCTGAGATGATAGCTATTATGGTTTTTTTTGAGTTATTAAGCTGCATAAATAAAAGTGCTATATACATAGCTGGAAGAGCAAAATCTAGTCCTAAATCCAGCTTACCTCCTATTTTTGCTCCAAACAATGCTCCCAGTGCCGATGACATTACCCAGGAAAGGTAAGATGTCAAAAACAACTGGTATAAGTAGTTTTTTTCAGGCTTAATGCCATTGTTAAAGTCAGTAATGGAAACGGCGTATGATTCGTCGGTGATAAAAAAGGACAGTATGGGAATATGTACAGTGCTGATGTTTTTAAAATATTGTGATAATGATGTACTATACAAAAGATGCCTTAAATTAACTATAAATATTGTGATAATCATAGAAATTGGATCGGCGCCTAATGACCATAGGTTTACTCCTATAAACTGTGCAGATCCTGCATAGCATAGAAGCGAAAAAATGATCACATCAAGAATGGATAGACCGCTTTTAATTCCTAGTACACCGTAGGCGAAACCCAGTGGCAGATACCCAAGGACTATGGGTAATGCGCTTTTAAACCCTTTGTAGTATAAGTTTTTATGCGACAATTCTAATACCCCCTGTCAAAAG is a genomic window of Caldanaerobius fijiensis DSM 17918 containing:
- a CDS encoding Gfo/Idh/MocA family protein, coding for MRMARIGLVGINGFGRTHLNTIEKLERKYIEFKAFSEINYEKNKSEIEKLKSKGAHYYMDYREMLNSEEDLDFVVLSTPIHLHSPMAIQAMEKGFNVLLEKPPSVTIQDVDRIIEVSKKTGKVCAVDFQNTSGKAFRKLLDYVAEGRFGSLKSLVGIGRWERDESYYRRTPWAGKLMFDGNYVLDGTINNPLSHLLNNLLILAGVSCHNGGVPAEVTAELYHGHKIESEDTACVRIITEAGIEILSYTTLCSPQGETPFIVLEGTKGSAYWAYNNELKIKFCDGSDENFDFGPEDLFENMYINMIKSLFQNNKLYCPVELTRNFVLASNGAFESSDSIKEIPDDYLIINKEGESVVTYIKDISDIIDRASSEKKLFSEVGVPWALKSMPFKLNGYKEFKKYKREGGNLG
- a CDS encoding AzlD domain-containing protein, which gives rise to MNYKFLYIVIGMSVVTYIPRVLPAIGLSRIKLPDWFLLFLEYIPVSVLAALLIPSILVQNKKVDVVNPYFLASIPTVAVAYKSKNIFIPIIVGLLSYLVISKVILP
- a CDS encoding AzlC family ABC transporter permease codes for the protein MSHKNLYYKGFKSALPIVLGYLPLGFAYGVLGIKSGLSILDVIIFSLLCYAGSAQFIGVNLWSLGADPISMIITIFIVNLRHLLYSTSLSQYFKNISTVHIPILSFFITDESYAVSITDFNNGIKPEKNYLYQLFLTSYLSWVMSSALGALFGAKIGGKLDLGLDFALPAMYIALLFMQLNNSKKTIIAIISGLLSLWFYFIIPGNLNIIIAAIIGSLLGVILNEL